One Aethina tumida isolate Nest 87 chromosome 5, icAetTumi1.1, whole genome shotgun sequence genomic window carries:
- the LOC109593932 gene encoding protein ABHD18-like, whose translation MNISRLDIAYRRLLLTKYFTKGWGEPKNLISIMEFRKIMSNRDTCYRLVDKNHQISIQKKKMSKDCNIYDGSFTCPLVQYFPELIPQKVRTCYFQLIVPKNWNDDFHPVVMHFAGTGDHYFWKRRNLMAKHLLKRGIASIIIENPFYGLRKPESQVRSCLHYVSDIFVMGGCLILESIALNHWLENNGFGPLGLTGISMGGHMASLAATNWPKPIVLVPCLSWSTASNVFTEGVMMESINWGMLQKQYTSNNLFYDSLSKMCNIVDQPFCNRMLRDFQVEIMGETNRDHLTPFELLNLINSNCATPELEAQSLDDFVSKVRICKRSKPKKEAIVFMRSIMDECTHLKNFSTPVDTTLVTAVCADTDGYVPRCGVVDLKKLWPGITVRYIKGGHVGACIWHRNMFVKCIDEAFERAKVKLAPPEKKMTQTV comes from the exons ATGAACATAAGTCGATTAGATATAGCTTATAGGAGACTATTGTTGACCAAGTACTTTACGAAAGGATGGGGCGAACCGAAGAACCTGATCTCGATTATGGAGTTCAGGAAGATCATGTCGAACAGAGATACTTGCTATAGATTAGTCGACAAAAATCACCAGATCAGCatacaaaaaaagaaaatgagtAAAGACTGCAACATTTATGACGGCTCATTCACGTGCCCCCTCGTCCAGTATTTCCCCGAGTTGATTCCTCAAAAAGTCCGAACGTGCTATTTCCAGTTGATTGTGCCGAAGAACTGGAACGACGACTTCCATCCAGTCGTGATGCACTTCGCCGGAACTGGTGAtcattatttttggaaaaggCGAAACCTTATGGCGAAGCACTTACTGAAGCGTGGCATCGcctcgattattattgaaaatccGTTTTACGGCTTAAGAAAACCGGAATCCCAAGTCAGGTCGTGCTTGCACTACGTCAGCGATATTTTCGTAATGGGTGGCTGTTTGATTTTGGAAAGCATAGCGTTGAACCACTGGCTGGAGAACAACGGATTCGGTCCGTTGGGACTGACAG GAATATCGATGGGGGGACACATGGCCTCTCTGGCGGCCACCAACTGGCCAAAACCCATTGTTCTGGTGCCGTGCCTCTCGTGGTCCACAGCTTCCAACGTTTTCACCGAAGGTGTGATGATGGAATCCATAAACTGGGGGATGTTACAAAAACAGTACACCTCCAACAATCTATTTTACGACTCCTTGTCGAAAATGTGTAACATAGTCGATCAGCCCTTTTGCAACCGTATGCTGCGTGATTTCCAGGTTGAAATCATGGGTGAGACAAATCGCGACCATCTGACTCCATTCGAACTCCTCAACCTCATCAATTCGAACTGTGCCACCCCAGAACTCGAAGCTCAATCGCTCGACGATTTTGTATCGAAGGTGCGAATATGCAAACGTTCCAAACCAAAAAAGGAGGCGATAGTCTTCATGAGGTCGATCATGGACGAGTGCACCCATCTTAAAAACTTCTCCACCCCCGTAGACACTACGCTAGTTACGGCTGTGTGTGCAGATACCGACGGCTACGTGCCGAGATGTGGAGTGGTGGATTTGAAGAAACTGTGGCCCGGTATTACAGTACGGTACATCAAAGGTGGACACGTGGGCGCCTGCATCTGGCACAGGAACATGTTCGTTAAGTGCATAGACGAGGCCTTCGAACGAGCCAAGGTGAAACTAGCTCCTCCAGAAAAGAAAATGACTCAGACTGTTTAG
- the LOC109593913 gene encoding uncharacterized protein LOC109593913, translating into MKVLILSLFFVQAYCSCYFGSTNPKIPNPQFAGCDGSAPDKDETLLKLNGGKPIDYILNFKLKNYSNDLYPEMMTILPGIRSFGMTKNSFKTIPKDFFTPCSKNLQYLTIIDNKLESIDVDALLNLKNLKNLFLLKNENLKDFDIETLKNCNKLEILAVPAYTFNKLEVAKLKSYFPSLRSVGVYEGEEDLVKDKANELKPLYHVFYESTVGL; encoded by the coding sequence ATGAAAGTTCTGATACTGTCTCTATTCTTTGTGCAAGCTTATTGTAGTTGTTATTTCGGTAGCACGAACCCAAAAATTCCAAATCCGCAATTCGCAGGTTGCGATGGGTCCGCTCCGGACAAAGATGAAACGTTACTCAAATTGAATGGTGGAAAGCCAATTGATTATATCCTAAATTTCAAACTGAAAAACTATTCAAATGATTTATACCCAGAAATGATGACCATTCTGCCTGGTATTCGTAGTTTTGGAATGACTAAAAACAGTTTCAAGACAATTCCGAAAGATTTCTTCACTCCTTGTTCTAAAAATCTGCAGTATCTCACCATCATCGATAATAAGTTGGAATCAATTGATGTCGATGCattattgaatttgaaaaacctcaagaatttgtttttattgaaaaacgaGAATTTGAAAGATTTCGATATAGAGACCTTGAAGAATTGCAACAAGTTGGAAATTTTGGCTGTGCCTGCTTATACTTTCAACAAATTGGAAGTCGCCAAATTGAAAAGTTACTTTCCGAGTTTAAGAAGCGTGGGCGTTTATGAGGGCGAAGAAGATTTGGTAAAGGATAAAGCCAATGAACTAAAACCTCTGTACCACGTCTTTTACGAATCTACTGTcggtttataa
- the LOC109593898 gene encoding MOB kinase activator-like 4 translates to MLKMKMADGSTILRRNRPGTKAKDFCRWPDEPFEEMDSTLAVQQYIQQLIRKDPTNIDLILKMPESHDEGVWKYEHLRQFCMELNGLAVRLQGECHPETCTQMTATEQWIFLCAAHKTPKECSAIDYTRHTLDGAACLLNSNKYFPSRVSIKESSVAKLGSVCRRVYRIFSHAYFHHRSIFDEFETETCLCKRFTQFVTKYNLMSKDNLIVPILEEENTPGESEA, encoded by the exons atgttaaagatGAAGATGGCTGACGGTTCCACTATTTTGCGGAGAAATCGGCCTGGAACAAAGGCTAAG GATTTCTGTCGGTGGCCGGATGAGCCGTTTGAAGAAATGGACAGCACTCTGGCTGTTCAACAATACATTCAACAGTTGATCCGCAAAGATCCAACCAACATTGACTTGATTTTGAAAATGCCAGAATCACACGATGAAGGTGTCTGGAAATATGAACACTTAAG ACAATTTTGTATGGAACTGAACGGTCTGGCGGTGCGACTACAGGGCGAATGCCACCCGGAAACCTGCACACAAATGACCGCGACCGAACAGTGGATCTTCCTGTGCGCCGCTCACAAAACGCCAAAGGAATGTTCAGCGATTGACTACACCCGTCACACGCTCGATGGCGCCGCGTGCCTCCTCAatagcaataaatattttcccaGCAG GGTTAGCATTAAGGAATCGTCGGTGGCGAAGCTGGGTTCGGTATGCCGGAGGGTTTACAGGATTTTCTCGCATGCTTACTTCCACCACCGTTCGATATTCGACGAGTTCGAGACCGAAACGTGCCTGTGCAAACGGTTCACGCAGTTCGTCACCAAATACAACCTCATGTCCAAAGACAATCTAATCGTGCCGATCTTGGAGGAGGAGAACACTCCCGGCGAATCGGaagcataa